Genomic DNA from Longimicrobium sp.:
AAATTTAGGAGTCGGCCCCCTGGACTGGCGTCCAGGCCCGGTGCCCCGCCTTTCTCCCGCCGAGTTGCATGATGCCAGCAAGACGCACCGCCGCCGCCGTCGTGGCTGCCCTCGTCGTCGCCCTGCTCGGGGGCGCCATCTACGACCGCACCCGCGACGCCCAGGCCGCGCCCGGCACCCCGGAGAAGGGGTCGAAGCCGCTGGTGCAGACCTCCGCATCCACCTCGTTCGACAGCGACGTCGCCATTCCCGTGCAGGGAACGGCAGCCACGCGCGGCGAGCTGGTGATGGCGGTCAGTGCGGCGGGGCAGGCCGAGGCGTGGCAGAAGGCGGTGCTGGTGGCGCAGGTGAACGGGCGCATCGCAACGCTGGGCGTGCGCGAGGGCGACGGCGTCCGCTCCGGCCAGGGCGTGGTGGGGCTGGACGGCGCCGAGTACGCGCTGGCGGTGGAAGAGGCTCAGGCGGCGCTGCGCGAGGCGCAGAGCAAGTACCGCGAGGCCACGCTGTTCGACGAGCAGATCACCGACGCCTCCGTCCGGGCCGACCGCCAGGCCGCCGCGCGCGCGCGCAGCGGGCTCGACGCGGCCGACGTGCGGCTGCGGCGCGCCCGGCTGGACCTGGCGCGCACCCGGCTGGGCGCCCCCTTCGCGGGCCGCGTCGCTTCGCTGAAGGTGGTTCCCGGCCAGTGGGTGCGGCAGGGCGACGAGCTGATGACCGTCGTGTCGCTGGACCCCATCCGGGTAGAGGTGCAGGTGCTGGAAAGCGAGATCGCGCACCTGACGGCCGGCCGCACCGCCACCGTCAGCTTCGCCGCGTTTCCCGACGAGCGCTTCACCGGCCGTGTGCAGACCATCAACCCCATCGTGGAGAGCGGCACCCGCACCGCGCGCGTCACCGTGCTGGTGCCCAACCCGGGCGGCCGCATCCTTCCCGGGATGTACGCGCGCGTTTCGCTGGAGGCGCGGCGCTACGCCAACCGCGTGATGGTGCCCCGCAGCGCCATCCTGGAGCGCGACCGCCGCACCATGCTCTTCGTGTACGAGGGCTCGGGGAGCGAGGGCCTGGCCAAGTGGCGCTACGTGACCACGGGGCTGCAGAACGACGGCTTCGTGGAGATCGTCTCCAACCCCGACACCGACAGCGTGGCGCCCGGCGAAACGGTGCTCACCGAAGGCCACTACACGCTCATCCACGACGCGCGCGTGCGCCTGGTGGACGACGCCAAGGCCGAGGGCGGACGCCCGTAGCGGCTCGACCGTGATCCTTCCACCCTTCCCGCACGGCAGTTCCGTGCAGGAAGGGCCGGGGGCGAGGGGCCGCTTCGGCGCGCTCGCTCCACACTCTTTCGATGGACCATCCGATGAAGGCCTTTTCGCTTTTCGCGGCGCTGCTCGTGGCCGCCGCACCCGTGGCGGCGCAGGCGGGGCAGGACAGCATGCCGCTGTCGCTGGCCCAGGCGCAGCGCATCGCCACCGAGAACAATCCCCAGTACCGGCGTGCGCAAACCGACCTGGGCACGGCCGAGGCGGACCTGCGCCGCGCGCGGGGAGCCTTCCTTCCCATTGTTTCATTGGACTTCGCGGCGAGCGGGGGCTACAGCCGGCGGTTCACGGGCCTGGACCAGTTCGGCGAAACCGTCGTGCGCGACGAGGTGCTGGAAAGCAACTACAGCCGCGCCGACCAGGGACTCTCCATCCGCTCCCTGACGCTATTCGACGGGGGAGAGCGGCTCCGCGAGCGCCGGGCGGCGCAGGCAGGCTACCAGGCGACGGAAGCCCGCATCGGCTCCGAGGAGGTGCGCGTGCGCGGCGAGGTGGAGCGCCGCTACTGGGAAGCGGTGCGTACCGGTCAGGCCATCGCCCTCGAAGAAGCGCTCCTCAGGTCCGCGCGCGAACGGCTGGAATCTACCCGGGCCCTGCAGCGTGTGGGCGTGCGCGGCCCCATCGACGTGCTGGGTGCCGAGGTGACGGTCGCCGAGCAGGAGCAGGCGCTGGAGAAGGCGCGCGGCGATGCGCGGCGGGCGCAGTTGGACCTGCGCCAGTCCATGGGCGTGCTCGACGGGCCGCCGCTGGTGCTCACCGACGCGCCCGCCGCGCTCTTCGACCCCGCCGCGCTGGATGTGTCGGCGCTCGTGTCGCGCGCCGTCGCGAACCACCCGCGCGTGGCGCGGGTGCAGTTGGCCGAGCAGCAGGCCGAGCACCGCCTGGGCGCCGCACAAA
This window encodes:
- a CDS encoding efflux RND transporter periplasmic adaptor subunit; its protein translation is MMPARRTAAAVVAALVVALLGGAIYDRTRDAQAAPGTPEKGSKPLVQTSASTSFDSDVAIPVQGTAATRGELVMAVSAAGQAEAWQKAVLVAQVNGRIATLGVREGDGVRSGQGVVGLDGAEYALAVEEAQAALREAQSKYREATLFDEQITDASVRADRQAAARARSGLDAADVRLRRARLDLARTRLGAPFAGRVASLKVVPGQWVRQGDELMTVVSLDPIRVEVQVLESEIAHLTAGRTATVSFAAFPDERFTGRVQTINPIVESGTRTARVTVLVPNPGGRILPGMYARVSLEARRYANRVMVPRSAILERDRRTMLFVYEGSGSEGLAKWRYVTTGLQNDGFVEIVSNPDTDSVAPGETVLTEGHYTLIHDARVRLVDDAKAEGGRP
- a CDS encoding TolC family protein; its protein translation is MKAFSLFAALLVAAAPVAAQAGQDSMPLSLAQAQRIATENNPQYRRAQTDLGTAEADLRRARGAFLPIVSLDFAASGGYSRRFTGLDQFGETVVRDEVLESNYSRADQGLSIRSLTLFDGGERLRERRAAQAGYQATEARIGSEEVRVRGEVERRYWEAVRTGQAIALEEALLRSARERLESTRALQRVGVRGPIDVLGAEVTVAEQEQALEKARGDARRAQLDLRQSMGVLDGPPLVLTDAPAALFDPAALDVSALVSRAVANHPRVARVQLAEQQAEHRLGAAQTTRWPRLSVAGSLGRSQNNSDYSGLVQVNPLDQAAGLKFDLSIPLFTQYQTSYQIHSARAARDAAREDSRAERLTVERDVRVAVVELQNAHTAAAQTARALELNRRRLELAQQQYRVGALTLMELTDAVERAARAERDALRTRFEFAAALATLDEHVGGPVAP